The proteins below come from a single Vicinamibacterales bacterium genomic window:
- the gltX gene encoding glutamate--tRNA ligase, with amino-acid sequence MSVTPRLRFAPSPTGFLHIGGARTALFNWLYARRHGGVFILRIEDTDSRRSSEDLVAGILGGLRWLGIDWDEGPGVNGPHGPYFQSARLENYRVAVDHLVASGHAYRCFCQPEELQARRAVAQAEHAGWMYDRTCLHRSDKALAQLKSTGVPHAIRFKVPKGRTRFDDVVRGSIEVNNATIDDFVLLRSDGHPTYHLSVVVDDVDMAITHVVRGDDHTSNTPKHVLLFRALNAKLPQFAHVPLIFGADKKRLSKRHGATSVAEFQQLGYLPDALVNFLALLGWSPGEDQEMLTRDALVQAFTLEGVSGGNAVFDQKKLDWFNSRHIELLPADEIIDKIQPLLEESRLWREEYASVGDSRTRLASIINLLKSRATVLPDFVEYGRPFLVDEVTYEPEAVKKRLSVVGLADHVAALREAYAALEEDRFDSSSLERVLRGIADSRSIKAGVLIHATRVAMTGTTVSPSLFEMVELMGRAKTIGRLKALEQFLAEQPPLDSLS; translated from the coding sequence ATGTCAGTAACCCCACGCCTTCGTTTCGCACCCTCACCGACAGGTTTCCTACACATCGGCGGTGCCAGGACGGCACTGTTCAACTGGCTCTACGCACGCCGTCACGGAGGTGTTTTTATCCTCCGAATCGAGGATACCGACAGCCGTCGTTCCTCAGAGGACCTAGTGGCTGGTATCCTCGGCGGATTGCGCTGGCTAGGGATCGATTGGGATGAAGGCCCTGGCGTGAACGGTCCGCATGGTCCCTATTTTCAATCGGCCCGCCTAGAGAACTACCGTGTGGCCGTTGACCACCTCGTGGCCAGCGGCCACGCATACCGTTGTTTTTGCCAACCCGAGGAACTACAGGCGCGTCGGGCAGTTGCGCAGGCCGAGCACGCAGGTTGGATGTACGACCGTACATGCCTTCACCGCAGCGACAAGGCACTGGCGCAGCTAAAGAGCACTGGTGTCCCGCATGCGATTCGGTTCAAAGTGCCTAAGGGACGCACTCGATTCGACGATGTTGTTCGTGGTTCGATCGAGGTCAACAACGCGACCATCGACGATTTTGTCCTCCTACGCTCGGACGGTCACCCCACCTATCACCTGTCGGTTGTCGTTGATGATGTGGACATGGCGATAACTCACGTCGTGCGTGGTGACGACCACACCTCGAACACTCCCAAGCACGTATTACTCTTCAGAGCACTGAACGCGAAACTACCTCAGTTTGCTCACGTGCCACTTATTTTCGGAGCTGACAAGAAACGATTGAGTAAGCGGCACGGTGCAACCTCGGTCGCTGAATTTCAACAGTTGGGCTATCTGCCAGACGCTTTGGTGAACTTCTTAGCCTTACTCGGTTGGTCACCGGGTGAGGACCAAGAGATGTTAACGCGCGACGCACTGGTGCAGGCATTTACACTGGAAGGAGTCAGCGGCGGCAATGCTGTCTTCGATCAAAAGAAGCTCGACTGGTTTAACAGCCGGCACATCGAATTACTCCCGGCGGACGAGATCATCGACAAGATCCAGCCGCTCCTCGAGGAATCGAGACTATGGCGTGAGGAGTACGCCAGCGTAGGGGACTCACGCACGAGGCTCGCCAGCATTATCAATCTACTAAAATCACGTGCCACAGTTCTTCCCGACTTTGTTGAGTACGGCCGACCGTTCCTAGTTGACGAAGTGACATACGAGCCAGAGGCTGTGAAAAAGCGGTTATCAGTAGTTGGCCTAGCCGATCACGTTGCTGCTCTTCGCGAGGCGTATGCTGCGCTTGAGGAAGACCGATTCGACTCCAGTTCCTTGGAGCGTGTACTTCGGGGCATCGCCGACAGCAGAAGCATAAAGGCTGGTGTCCTAATCCACGCCACCCGAGTTGCCATGACCGGGACTACCGTCAGCCCTAGCCTCTTTGAGATGGTTGAACTCATGGGTCGGGCTAAGACGATCGGTCGGCTAAAAGCACTTGAGCAGTTTCTTGCCGAGCAGCCACCGCTCGACTCACTGTCGTGA
- a CDS encoding DNA-3-methyladenine glycosylase: MTEPLITPNDYRRACRYLTARDPVIAAIIRRQGPCGMGRFKRTDPYLALVEAIVWQQLSVKAAKTIYTRLLAKFPADGGLTAAALGKTRRARLRHAGLSWAKVDYLKDLSEKVNRGTLDLAALETESDDQVISVLTSVKGIGRWSADMFLMFRLGRPDVFPVGDLGIVKAMQKAYRMRKPPTPQRMFKIAEPWRPYRSVASWYLWESVENAPLDG, translated from the coding sequence GTGACCGAGCCGCTCATTACCCCAAACGACTACCGGCGGGCCTGTCGTTATTTGACAGCTCGCGACCCCGTCATCGCGGCGATCATCCGTCGGCAGGGACCATGCGGAATGGGACGCTTCAAGCGGACCGACCCCTATTTAGCCCTGGTGGAAGCTATTGTCTGGCAGCAACTGTCGGTTAAGGCTGCAAAGACGATTTATACGCGTCTCTTGGCTAAGTTTCCTGCTGACGGTGGTCTCACTGCGGCCGCGCTTGGTAAGACCCGCCGCGCTCGGCTCCGTCACGCCGGGTTAAGTTGGGCGAAGGTGGATTATCTGAAAGACCTGTCCGAGAAGGTCAACCGAGGCACCCTTGACTTGGCCGCGCTTGAAACCGAGTCTGACGACCAGGTCATTTCGGTGCTGACATCGGTGAAAGGGATTGGTCGCTGGTCGGCCGATATGTTTCTGATGTTCCGACTCGGCCGGCCCGACGTGTTTCCTGTCGGAGATTTGGGGATCGTTAAGGCAATGCAGAAGGCCTACCGGATGCGTAAACCACCCACTCCTCAACGTATGTTCAAGATCGCCGAACCTTGGCGACCTTACCGCTCGGTGGCATCTTGGTATCTCTGGGAGAGCGTCGAGAATGCGCCGTTGGACGGGTGA
- a CDS encoding TonB-dependent receptor: MWNCFRIVRSTLLVSGVLVCLAWTPAWAQSTGTVRGSVTLTENGDAIAGALVLVIGPGQTVLTNAEGMFVVEDVPVGTYEILAQREHLTASRQAITILAGETTTVEFELALSPVHEEVTVTGTVADSATTYEAFNAISTLDAFDLVTDAQGSLGEALENEPGVWKRSFGPGSSRPIIRGFDGDRVLVMEDGVRTGDLASQSADHGTSVDPNGLERIEIVRGPATLLYGSNAVGGVINTITPHESYRNTLTEGTRGQLSVDGGSANRQAGTNGSMQHAQGPLMMWAGGGTRRTDDYNTPAGKIKNSATRLSNGRAGVGYFGEHLFVSSGVTIEDGRYGVPFAEDFHGHGDHDEDDHGEDHEEEGTIDVGSTRRVGNIEVGMRDLNNRFVNSLRMVTKVVDWQHDELDVDHKGVETIGTTFNNRSYIARIEMDQRQTNRVAGKFGVWAQFRDYVAKGEEALAPATDQVSLAAFAYEELSFGRYRFQLGGRIERNAYSVAARQASHDDHDDDHLEAPAVRNRDFTTASGSVGFQTDLGETGAFVVNLTRSYRAPALEELYNFGPHVGNLTFEVGNPNLDTESTLGLDVSLRHQATRLRGDFNFYIYDIDNFVFPSQTNQIKNKLRVANFLQGDARFVGFDAKASARLGTSVWANLGIGLVNAELTTTQQALPRIPPLRAQLSFNFPYRGLTVTPGWIVSAKQNKVDRHETPTNGYSLLNIKASYVWPMQHMAHILAVSGYNLTNESYRLHTSFIKDLAPEIGRGVKVSYSLRFF; the protein is encoded by the coding sequence ATGTGGAATTGTTTTCGAATCGTCCGAAGCACACTACTCGTAAGTGGGGTCCTAGTGTGTCTTGCCTGGACGCCGGCATGGGCCCAGAGCACTGGCACTGTCCGCGGCAGCGTTACGCTGACCGAGAACGGCGATGCCATCGCCGGAGCATTGGTGTTGGTGATTGGACCCGGCCAGACGGTGTTGACCAACGCAGAGGGCATGTTCGTTGTTGAGGACGTGCCCGTTGGCACTTATGAAATCTTGGCACAACGCGAGCACCTCACTGCCAGTCGCCAAGCAATCACAATCCTTGCAGGGGAAACGACGACCGTCGAGTTTGAACTGGCACTTTCGCCCGTGCACGAGGAAGTGACCGTCACGGGTACGGTAGCGGATTCCGCCACAACCTATGAAGCGTTCAATGCCATCAGTACACTTGACGCGTTCGATCTTGTCACTGATGCCCAGGGGTCCCTTGGAGAGGCACTCGAAAATGAGCCGGGGGTCTGGAAGCGGAGCTTCGGTCCGGGTTCAAGTCGCCCGATCATTCGCGGCTTTGATGGTGACCGGGTACTCGTGATGGAAGACGGAGTCCGCACCGGCGACTTGGCCAGTCAATCCGCGGACCACGGTACGTCAGTTGACCCGAATGGGCTCGAACGCATCGAAATTGTGCGAGGACCGGCAACTCTACTTTATGGGTCCAACGCAGTAGGTGGTGTCATCAACACCATCACACCGCACGAAAGCTACCGTAATACGCTGACCGAGGGAACGCGCGGGCAACTCAGTGTTGATGGGGGAAGCGCCAACCGGCAGGCGGGAACCAATGGCAGCATGCAACATGCCCAGGGACCGCTCATGATGTGGGCCGGCGGTGGCACACGGAGAACCGATGATTACAACACGCCGGCCGGCAAGATCAAGAATTCGGCGACCCGTCTGTCAAACGGTCGAGCTGGTGTCGGCTACTTTGGCGAGCATCTGTTTGTGAGCAGTGGGGTAACTATTGAGGATGGCCGCTATGGCGTTCCATTCGCCGAGGACTTCCATGGACATGGCGACCATGACGAAGATGACCACGGAGAGGACCATGAAGAGGAGGGCACCATCGACGTCGGCTCAACACGACGGGTGGGTAACATCGAAGTTGGAATGCGCGATCTAAACAATCGTTTCGTAAACTCGCTCCGCATGGTAACCAAAGTCGTCGACTGGCAGCATGATGAACTCGACGTTGACCATAAGGGCGTTGAAACCATTGGGACAACGTTCAACAATCGGAGCTATATCGCGCGGATAGAAATGGATCAACGACAGACCAATAGAGTCGCGGGGAAGTTCGGCGTCTGGGCTCAATTTCGTGATTACGTTGCCAAGGGAGAGGAAGCGCTGGCGCCTGCGACCGATCAAGTGTCGCTCGCCGCCTTTGCTTATGAGGAGTTAAGTTTTGGTCGATACCGCTTTCAACTTGGCGGGCGTATCGAACGCAACGCCTACTCGGTTGCGGCGCGTCAGGCCAGCCACGACGACCATGACGACGACCACCTTGAGGCACCGGCCGTGCGTAACCGTGACTTCACCACCGCGTCAGGTTCAGTGGGTTTCCAGACTGACCTTGGCGAAACCGGTGCCTTCGTCGTCAACCTGACCCGTTCATACCGAGCCCCGGCGCTAGAGGAGCTCTACAATTTTGGTCCGCACGTTGGCAACCTCACCTTCGAGGTTGGCAATCCCAACCTGGACACTGAATCCACCCTAGGACTCGATGTGAGCCTTCGGCACCAGGCAACCCGACTTCGTGGCGATTTCAACTTCTATATCTACGACATCGACAACTTTGTGTTCCCGTCCCAAACCAACCAAATCAAGAACAAGTTGCGTGTTGCTAATTTTCTTCAAGGTGACGCGCGGTTTGTCGGATTCGATGCCAAGGCGAGCGCTCGACTCGGCACCTCCGTTTGGGCAAATTTGGGCATCGGACTTGTAAATGCAGAATTGACTACGACACAGCAAGCACTCCCTCGGATTCCTCCACTCCGTGCGCAGTTGAGTTTCAATTTCCCCTATCGAGGATTGACGGTTACACCCGGGTGGATCGTATCTGCCAAACAAAACAAGGTGGATCGCCATGAAACTCCTACTAATGGTTATTCTCTTCTAAACATTAAAGCCTCGTATGTATGGCCCATGCAGCACATGGCCCACATTCTGGCCGTCTCGGGGTACAACCTGACAAACGAAAGTTATCGGCTCCACACATCATTCATCAAAGACCTCGCGCCAGAAATCGGGCGCGGGGTGAAAGTGTCCTATTCGCTTCGCTTCTTTTAG
- a CDS encoding NAD(P)/FAD-dependent oxidoreductase, with amino-acid sequence MNDRELGLGRRITRRDFVQGVAVPVGGSLVLPRWTEALGEDINADAPSTENYPPLRTGMRGSHAGSFEIGHQLRDQRGWDFSDAVDTGERYDLVIVGGGISGLAAAHFFIKYVGRDSRVLVLDNHDDFGGHAKRNEFHHKGRTLVLNGGTLNIESPERYNQPSQQLLQDIGIDLGRFLSDNADSRQMYRRMGLGSAYFFDRETWGVDRLVKNDRGGFTEAFVAKTPLSPAAQQDLLRLNGSDQRDYFSGLTSAEKKVRLAKMSYADFLQDLAKVDPQVLWFYQGTGAGSFVTGIDTLPALFAWEMGQPGFGGLGLEPTPDGMLADLPGGHHGRQRPGAGSVHFPDGNATVTRLMVRWLLPDAVPGSTQEDVATAHVDYGLLDRLGQTARIRLDSTVVRARHTGASGSDAVEVSYVRDGRTHHVRGRHAVMACWNRMIPYLVPELPATQKEALRFGVKAPLVYTSVAIRNWKAFAKLSVSRVSAPTMYHARVRLDEAVSLGDLRHAENPEEPIVLSLTRYPVTPGPPRKVQYRLGREDLLSTSFETYERKIRDQLGRVLGDGGFDPARDIIAISVNRWPHGYSYTYNSLTDPLEWVFTASDERPCVKARQPFGSIAIANADAAASPHTDAAILEAHRAIQEIIHRRAMPALG; translated from the coding sequence ATGAATGACCGTGAACTCGGCTTGGGTCGGCGGATTACCCGCCGTGATTTCGTGCAGGGTGTTGCGGTGCCGGTCGGAGGGTCCCTTGTGCTTCCTCGCTGGACCGAAGCGCTGGGCGAAGATATCAACGCCGACGCACCGTCCACAGAAAATTACCCACCTTTACGCACCGGGATGCGTGGAAGTCACGCTGGCTCGTTCGAAATCGGCCATCAGCTCCGTGATCAACGGGGCTGGGATTTCTCGGATGCCGTTGACACGGGAGAGCGCTACGACTTGGTCATTGTTGGTGGAGGCATCAGCGGGCTCGCTGCAGCGCATTTCTTTATCAAGTACGTTGGTCGCGACTCGCGAGTGCTAGTTCTCGACAACCATGATGATTTTGGCGGCCACGCGAAGCGAAACGAATTTCACCATAAGGGGCGAACCCTGGTGCTTAACGGTGGAACGCTGAACATTGAATCACCCGAGCGCTACAATCAGCCATCACAGCAGCTCCTCCAGGACATTGGTATTGACCTCGGTCGGTTCCTCTCGGACAACGCAGATTCACGACAGATGTACCGGCGGATGGGTCTTGGCTCCGCTTATTTTTTTGATCGTGAGACGTGGGGAGTAGACCGGCTTGTGAAGAATGACCGTGGTGGTTTCACGGAGGCGTTTGTTGCCAAGACGCCACTCTCTCCGGCCGCACAGCAAGATTTGCTGAGGTTGAATGGGTCAGATCAGCGCGACTATTTTTCTGGCCTGACCTCGGCCGAAAAGAAGGTACGACTAGCCAAGATGAGCTATGCCGACTTTCTGCAAGACCTTGCCAAGGTTGACCCGCAAGTGCTGTGGTTCTACCAAGGAACAGGTGCAGGTAGTTTCGTCACGGGGATTGACACACTACCCGCGCTATTTGCTTGGGAGATGGGTCAGCCTGGGTTTGGTGGCTTAGGTCTCGAACCAACACCAGACGGTATGCTGGCCGACCTTCCCGGTGGACACCACGGACGGCAGAGGCCGGGCGCTGGTTCCGTCCATTTCCCCGACGGTAACGCCACTGTTACCCGCCTGATGGTTCGATGGTTACTCCCAGATGCCGTGCCGGGTTCAACCCAGGAAGACGTCGCCACAGCTCACGTGGACTATGGCCTACTGGATCGTCTAGGGCAGACTGCACGAATTCGGCTCGATAGCACTGTCGTTCGTGCGAGACACACCGGGGCCAGTGGTAGCGATGCAGTGGAAGTGAGCTATGTGCGCGACGGTCGGACCCACCACGTCCGGGGTCGTCACGCGGTAATGGCCTGCTGGAACCGCATGATTCCGTATCTGGTTCCCGAACTGCCGGCCACCCAGAAGGAAGCCCTGCGGTTCGGTGTCAAGGCGCCACTCGTCTACACAAGTGTCGCGATACGCAACTGGAAGGCGTTTGCGAAGCTAAGCGTGAGCCGCGTCAGCGCGCCGACGATGTACCACGCTCGCGTGAGGCTTGACGAGGCAGTTAGCCTGGGCGACCTGCGACACGCGGAGAATCCCGAGGAACCGATCGTGCTGAGTCTTACGCGCTACCCGGTTACCCCTGGTCCACCCCGGAAGGTGCAGTATCGCTTAGGCCGCGAAGACCTTCTCTCGACCTCGTTTGAGACGTACGAACGGAAGATCCGCGACCAACTCGGGCGCGTGCTCGGTGACGGTGGGTTCGACCCCGCACGCGATATCATTGCTATTAGCGTCAACCGTTGGCCACACGGTTACTCCTATACTTACAACAGTCTGACCGATCCGCTGGAATGGGTGTTCACGGCGAGCGATGAGCGTCCGTGTGTCAAAGCTCGCCAGCCGTTTGGCTCAATTGCCATTGCCAACGCCGACGCTGCCGCGAGTCCGCATACGGACGCCGCGATTCTCGAAGCGCACCGTGCCATACAGGAGATCATCCACCGCCGAGCCATGCCGGCGCTCGGTTAG